Proteins encoded by one window of Cannabis sativa cultivar Pink pepper isolate KNU-18-1 chromosome 4, ASM2916894v1, whole genome shotgun sequence:
- the LOC115714529 gene encoding large ribosomal subunit protein uL14x/uL14z/uL14y → MSKRGRGGSAGNKFRMSLGLPVAATVNCADNTGAKNLYIISVKGIKGRLNRLPSACVGDMVMATVKKGKPDLRKKVLPAVIVRQRKPWRRKDGVFMYFEDNAGVIVNPKGEMKGSAITGPIGKECADLWPRIASAANAIV, encoded by the exons ATGTCGAAGCGAGGAAGGGGAGGATCGGCCGGAAACAAGTTCCGGATGTCGCTGGGTCTTCCCGTGGCGGCGACGGTGAACTGCGCTGACAACACAGGTGCAAAGAATCTCTACATTATCTCCGTCAAAGGGATCAAGGGACGTCTTAACCGTCTTCCTTCAGCTTGTGTCGGCGATATGGTTATGGCCACAGTTAAGAAAGGAAAGCCTGATCTTCGTAAGAAGGTTCTTCCTGCTGTCATCGTTCGTCAGCGCAAGCCATGGCGCCGAAAGGACGGTGTCTTCATGTACTTTGAAG ATAATGCTGGTGTGATTGTCAACCCCAAGGGAGAAATGAAAG GGTCTGCCATTACTGGACCAATCGGAAAAGAGTGTGCTGATCTATGGCCAAGAATTGCAAGTGCTGCCAATGCTATTGTCTAA
- the LOC115715192 gene encoding nicotinamidase 2 — protein MYIFTLIIFNLSFWNSPLSSMASTVTKSSSYNKYDIRTRNPNPRSAALLVIDVQNYFSSMAKPILPNLLSTIRLCRRASIPVIFTRHCHKSLDDNPILAEWWNGELIFDGTPEAELMPDLDSDLRLGEDVVLEKNTYSAFQGTELEEILRERRVEEVIVAGVMTNLCCETTARDAFVRGFRVFFSRDATATANEELHEAALKNLAYGFAYLVDCERLKEGLFGN, from the coding sequence atgtatatatttacacTTATCATCTTCAATTTGAGTTTCTGGAATTCTCCACTATCATCAATGGCTTCCACTGTAACAAAATCTTCAAGCTACAACAAATACGACATCAGAACACGAAACCCTAACCCTAGATCCGCCGCCTTACTCGTAATCGACGTTCAAAACTACTTCTCCTCCATGGCCAAACCAATCCTCCCCAACCTCCTCTCAACCATCCGTCTATGCCGACGCGCTTCCATCCCCGTCATCTTCACGCGTCACTGCCACAAATCCCTCGACGACAATCCCATCCTCGCCGAGTGGTGGAACGGCGAACTAATCTTCGACGGAACTCCCGAAGCCGAACTCATGCCCGATCTGGACTCCGATCTCCGCCTCGGCGAAGATGTCGTTTTGGAGAAGAACACGTACAGTGCTTTTCAGGGTACTGAGCTGGAGGAGATTCTGAGGGAGCGGCGCGTGGAGGAGGTGATCGTTGCTGGTGTTATGACTAATCTGTGCTGTGAGACGACGGCGCGTGACGCTTTTGTGAgagggtttagggtttttttcAGTAGGGATGCGACGGCGACGGCGAATGAAGAGTTGCATGAGGCTGCTTTGAAGAATCTTGCTTATGGGTTTGCTTATTTGGTTGATTGTGAGAGACTGAAGGAGGGGCTTTTTGggaattaa